In Cydia pomonella isolate Wapato2018A chromosome 1, ilCydPomo1, whole genome shotgun sequence, one genomic interval encodes:
- the LOC133515840 gene encoding neprilysin-2 isoform X5: MRNNVNLPFVNRPSFWGQRSKMEKRLLMVAGVTSALAVAFCVAFVLALLLRPTPAQPDMPQTSELRFSESMPPATNSKGSDEKICSQPGCVHTASKLLLNMDEKVDPCDDFYQFSCGSFLKTTRIPDDKTSVNTFSIITDQLQEQIRALLDEPVVPHEPRPFVLAKTLYQACMNRSSIEARGTAPLLEMLRRLGGWPVLEGTAWNENAFSWEKSVYKFRAAGYSVDYFFDFSIGVDVKNSTKRIIDLDQASLGLSREYLNRGMSDKLVQAYYDYMVDIAVLLGADRARALSELKDSLQFEMKLANISLPLEKRRNATSLYNPMTIAQMQQKFPRIPWLEYINNLLAPHTQVGLDEIAIVNVPKYFSELEILLETTPKRVQANYVMWRVAGASVSYLTEALRRRQLTYVTALSGKTERESRWKECADTTSVSMSIAVGALYIRKYFNENSKANALEMVNDIRQQFRKTLEEVEWMDERTRRAALDKADAMASHIAYPSEMLDDEKLINFYGGLEMSSDKLMESVLNLTLFGTEYLFGKLREPVNKTDWVTHGRPAIVNAFYSSIENSIQFPAGILQGAFFSAKRPAYMNYGAIGFVIGHEITHGFDDQGRQFDKNGNLIDWWQESTKQEYLEKAKCIIDQYSNYTVKEVGMKLNGVNTQGENIADNGGIKEAYYAYQAWTHRHGEEQRLPGLERYTPRQLFWLSAANTWCAVYRNEAIKVRITTGFHAPGRFRVIGPMSNMEEFAQDFNCPLGSPMNPVKKCKVW; this comes from the exons tttgcCGTTTGTTAACAGACCATCATTTTGGGGCCAACGGAGCAAGATGGAGAAGCGCCTGCTGATGGTGGCTGGCGTGACCAGCGCGCTGGCTGTAGCCTTCTGCGTGGCCTTCGTGCTGGCGCTGCTGCTCCGCCCAACGCCTGCTCAGCCCG ACATGCCACAAACTAGTGAACTGAGATTTTCTGAATCCATGCCGCCCGCCACCAATTCCAAAGGGTCCGACGAGAAGATCTGCAGCCAGCCGGGGTGCGTCCACACAG CATCAAAACTGCTTCTGAACATGGACGAAAAAGTAGACCCATGCGACGACTTCTACCAGTTCTCATGCGGATCTTTCCTCAAGACCACGCGCATCCCCGACGACAAGACCTCCGTCAACACCTTCTCCATCATCACGGACCAGCTGCAGGAGCAGATCCGGGCGCTGCTCGACGAGCCCGTGGTGCCCCACGAACCGCGGCCCTTCGTGCTCGCGAAGACCTTGTACCAGGCCTGCATGAACAGAA GTTCGATCGAGGCACGCGGCACGGCGCCGCTGCTGGAGATGCTGCGGCGGCTGGGCGGCTGGCCGGTGCTGGAGGGAACCGCCTGGAACGAGAACGCATTCTCATGGGAGAAGTCCGTCTACAAGTTCCGGGCTGCGGGCTACTCCGTCGACTACTTTTTTGACTTCTCCATCGGAGTCGACGTCAAGAACTCCACTAAGAGAATCATCGAT TTGGACCAAGCGTCGCTGGGACTCAGCCGGGAGTACTTGAACCGCGGGATGAGCGACAAGCTGGTGCAGGCGTACTACGACTACATGGTGGACATCGCCGTGCTGCTGGGCGCGGACCGCGCGCGCGCACTCTCCGAGCTCAAAGACTCGCTGCAGTTCGAGATGAAACTCGCTAAT aTATCCCTGCCTCTTGAAAAGCGGCGTAACGCTACTAGCCTATACAATCCTATGACCATTGCTCAGATGCAACAAAAATTCCCTAG GATCCCTTGGCTGGAATATATAAACAATCTTCTTGCGCCTCATACGCAGGTTGGATTAGACGAAATTGCTATTGTCAATGTGCCCAAATACTTCTCGGAACTCGag ATTCTCCTCGAAACTACCCCGAAGCGTGTCCAGGCGAATTACGTTATGTGGCGGGTGGCGGGAGCGTCTGTGTCGTATCTGACAGAGGCGCTACGCCGGCGCCAGCTGACGTACGTGACGGCACTGTCGGGCAAGACCGAGCGCGAGAGCCGCTGGAAGGAGTGCGCCGACACCACCAGCGTCAG taTGTCAATTGCTGTGGGAGCTCTGTATATCCgaaaatatttcaatgaaaactcgAAGGCCAACGCTCTTGAAATGGTGAATGACATTAG GCAACAGTTCCGCAAGACGCTGGAGGAGGTGGAGTGGATGGACGAGCgcacgcgccgcgccgcgctcgaCAAGGCCGACGCCATGGCCTCGCACATCGCCTACCCCAGCGAGATGCTCGACGACGAGAAACTTATTAACTTTTACGGTGGA TTGGAAATGTCGTCGGACAAGCTAATGGAGTCGGTCTTGAATCTGACCCTGTTCGGCACGGAGTACCTGTTCGGCAAACTACGCGAACCCGTCAACAAGACCGACTGGGTCACCCACGGCCGCCCCGCCATCGTCAATGCTTTCTACTCCTCCATCGAGAACAGCATCC AGTTCCCTGCCGGTATCCTACAAGGCGCGTTCTTCTCGGCCAAGCGCCCTGCATACATGAACTATGGAGCTATAGGATTCGTTATCGGCCACGAGATCACGCACGGGTTCGACGACCAG GGACGGCAATTCGACAAAAACGGCAACTTGATTGACTGGTGGCAGGAGTCGACCAAACAGGAATATCTGGAGAAAGCCAAGTGCATCATAGACCAGTACTCCAACTATACAGTCAAGGAAGTCGGAATGAAG CTAAACGGTGTTAACACTCAAGGAGAGAACATCGCCGACAACGGTGGTATCAAAGAGGCATACTATGCGTACCAAGCCTGGACCCATCGTCACGGCGAAGAGCAACGGCTACCTGGCCTCGAAAGATACACTCCTCGACAG TTGTTCTGGCTGAGCGCAGCCAACACGTGGTGCGCAGTGTACCGCAACGAGGCGATCAAGGTGCGCATCACGACCGGCTTCCACGCGCCCGGCCGCTTCCGCGTCATCGGGCCCATGTCCAATATGGAGGAGTTTGCACAGGACTTCAACTGCCCGCTCGGCTCCCCGATGAATCCGGTCAAGAAATGCAAAGTTTGGTAG
- the LOC133515840 gene encoding neprilysin-2 isoform X3 — translation MSPAADGEYIATNFNNMRNNVKPSFWGQRSKMEKRLLMVAGVTSALAVAFCVAFVLALLLRPTPAQPDMPQTSELRFSESMPPATNSKGSDEKICSQPGCVHTASKLLLNMDEKVDPCDDFYQFSCGSFLKTTRIPDDKTSVNTFSIITDQLQEQIRALLDEPVVPHEPRPFVLAKTLYQACMNRSSIEARGTAPLLEMLRRLGGWPVLEGTAWNENAFSWEKSVYKFRAAGYSVDYFFDFSIGVDVKNSTKRIIDLDQASLGLSREYLNRGMSDKLVQAYYDYMVDIAVLLGADRARALSELKDSLQFEMKLANISLPLEKRRNATSLYNPMTIAQMQQKFPRIPWLEYINNLLAPHTQVGLDEIAIVNVPKYFSELEILLETTPKRVQANYVMWRVAGASVSYLTEALRRRQLTYVTALSGKTERESRWKECADTTSVSMSIAVGALYIRKYFNENSKANALEMVNDIRQQFRKTLEEVEWMDERTRRAALDKADAMASHIAYPSEMLDDEKLINFYGGLEMSSDKLMESVLNLTLFGTEYLFGKLREPVNKTDWVTHGRPAIVNAFYSSIENSIQFPAGILQGAFFSAKRPAYMNYGAIGFVIGHEITHGFDDQGRQFDKNGNLIDWWQESTKQEYLEKAKCIIDQYSNYTVKEVGMKLNGVNTQGENIADNGGIKEAYYAYQAWTHRHGEEQRLPGLERYTPRQLFWLSAANTWCAVYRNEAIKVRITTGFHAPGRFRVIGPMSNMEEFAQDFNCPLGSPMNPVKKCKVW, via the exons ACCATCATTTTGGGGCCAACGGAGCAAGATGGAGAAGCGCCTGCTGATGGTGGCTGGCGTGACCAGCGCGCTGGCTGTAGCCTTCTGCGTGGCCTTCGTGCTGGCGCTGCTGCTCCGCCCAACGCCTGCTCAGCCCG ACATGCCACAAACTAGTGAACTGAGATTTTCTGAATCCATGCCGCCCGCCACCAATTCCAAAGGGTCCGACGAGAAGATCTGCAGCCAGCCGGGGTGCGTCCACACAG CATCAAAACTGCTTCTGAACATGGACGAAAAAGTAGACCCATGCGACGACTTCTACCAGTTCTCATGCGGATCTTTCCTCAAGACCACGCGCATCCCCGACGACAAGACCTCCGTCAACACCTTCTCCATCATCACGGACCAGCTGCAGGAGCAGATCCGGGCGCTGCTCGACGAGCCCGTGGTGCCCCACGAACCGCGGCCCTTCGTGCTCGCGAAGACCTTGTACCAGGCCTGCATGAACAGAA GTTCGATCGAGGCACGCGGCACGGCGCCGCTGCTGGAGATGCTGCGGCGGCTGGGCGGCTGGCCGGTGCTGGAGGGAACCGCCTGGAACGAGAACGCATTCTCATGGGAGAAGTCCGTCTACAAGTTCCGGGCTGCGGGCTACTCCGTCGACTACTTTTTTGACTTCTCCATCGGAGTCGACGTCAAGAACTCCACTAAGAGAATCATCGAT TTGGACCAAGCGTCGCTGGGACTCAGCCGGGAGTACTTGAACCGCGGGATGAGCGACAAGCTGGTGCAGGCGTACTACGACTACATGGTGGACATCGCCGTGCTGCTGGGCGCGGACCGCGCGCGCGCACTCTCCGAGCTCAAAGACTCGCTGCAGTTCGAGATGAAACTCGCTAAT aTATCCCTGCCTCTTGAAAAGCGGCGTAACGCTACTAGCCTATACAATCCTATGACCATTGCTCAGATGCAACAAAAATTCCCTAG GATCCCTTGGCTGGAATATATAAACAATCTTCTTGCGCCTCATACGCAGGTTGGATTAGACGAAATTGCTATTGTCAATGTGCCCAAATACTTCTCGGAACTCGag ATTCTCCTCGAAACTACCCCGAAGCGTGTCCAGGCGAATTACGTTATGTGGCGGGTGGCGGGAGCGTCTGTGTCGTATCTGACAGAGGCGCTACGCCGGCGCCAGCTGACGTACGTGACGGCACTGTCGGGCAAGACCGAGCGCGAGAGCCGCTGGAAGGAGTGCGCCGACACCACCAGCGTCAG taTGTCAATTGCTGTGGGAGCTCTGTATATCCgaaaatatttcaatgaaaactcgAAGGCCAACGCTCTTGAAATGGTGAATGACATTAG GCAACAGTTCCGCAAGACGCTGGAGGAGGTGGAGTGGATGGACGAGCgcacgcgccgcgccgcgctcgaCAAGGCCGACGCCATGGCCTCGCACATCGCCTACCCCAGCGAGATGCTCGACGACGAGAAACTTATTAACTTTTACGGTGGA TTGGAAATGTCGTCGGACAAGCTAATGGAGTCGGTCTTGAATCTGACCCTGTTCGGCACGGAGTACCTGTTCGGCAAACTACGCGAACCCGTCAACAAGACCGACTGGGTCACCCACGGCCGCCCCGCCATCGTCAATGCTTTCTACTCCTCCATCGAGAACAGCATCC AGTTCCCTGCCGGTATCCTACAAGGCGCGTTCTTCTCGGCCAAGCGCCCTGCATACATGAACTATGGAGCTATAGGATTCGTTATCGGCCACGAGATCACGCACGGGTTCGACGACCAG GGACGGCAATTCGACAAAAACGGCAACTTGATTGACTGGTGGCAGGAGTCGACCAAACAGGAATATCTGGAGAAAGCCAAGTGCATCATAGACCAGTACTCCAACTATACAGTCAAGGAAGTCGGAATGAAG CTAAACGGTGTTAACACTCAAGGAGAGAACATCGCCGACAACGGTGGTATCAAAGAGGCATACTATGCGTACCAAGCCTGGACCCATCGTCACGGCGAAGAGCAACGGCTACCTGGCCTCGAAAGATACACTCCTCGACAG TTGTTCTGGCTGAGCGCAGCCAACACGTGGTGCGCAGTGTACCGCAACGAGGCGATCAAGGTGCGCATCACGACCGGCTTCCACGCGCCCGGCCGCTTCCGCGTCATCGGGCCCATGTCCAATATGGAGGAGTTTGCACAGGACTTCAACTGCCCGCTCGGCTCCCCGATGAATCCGGTCAAGAAATGCAAAGTTTGGTAG
- the LOC133515840 gene encoding neprilysin-2 isoform X4, with translation MSADGEYIATNFNNMRNNVKPSFWGQRSKMEKRLLMVAGVTSALAVAFCVAFVLALLLRPTPAQPDMPQTSELRFSESMPPATNSKGSDEKICSQPGCVHTASKLLLNMDEKVDPCDDFYQFSCGSFLKTTRIPDDKTSVNTFSIITDQLQEQIRALLDEPVVPHEPRPFVLAKTLYQACMNRSSIEARGTAPLLEMLRRLGGWPVLEGTAWNENAFSWEKSVYKFRAAGYSVDYFFDFSIGVDVKNSTKRIIDLDQASLGLSREYLNRGMSDKLVQAYYDYMVDIAVLLGADRARALSELKDSLQFEMKLANISLPLEKRRNATSLYNPMTIAQMQQKFPRIPWLEYINNLLAPHTQVGLDEIAIVNVPKYFSELEILLETTPKRVQANYVMWRVAGASVSYLTEALRRRQLTYVTALSGKTERESRWKECADTTSVSMSIAVGALYIRKYFNENSKANALEMVNDIRQQFRKTLEEVEWMDERTRRAALDKADAMASHIAYPSEMLDDEKLINFYGGLEMSSDKLMESVLNLTLFGTEYLFGKLREPVNKTDWVTHGRPAIVNAFYSSIENSIQFPAGILQGAFFSAKRPAYMNYGAIGFVIGHEITHGFDDQGRQFDKNGNLIDWWQESTKQEYLEKAKCIIDQYSNYTVKEVGMKLNGVNTQGENIADNGGIKEAYYAYQAWTHRHGEEQRLPGLERYTPRQLFWLSAANTWCAVYRNEAIKVRITTGFHAPGRFRVIGPMSNMEEFAQDFNCPLGSPMNPVKKCKVW, from the exons ACCATCATTTTGGGGCCAACGGAGCAAGATGGAGAAGCGCCTGCTGATGGTGGCTGGCGTGACCAGCGCGCTGGCTGTAGCCTTCTGCGTGGCCTTCGTGCTGGCGCTGCTGCTCCGCCCAACGCCTGCTCAGCCCG ACATGCCACAAACTAGTGAACTGAGATTTTCTGAATCCATGCCGCCCGCCACCAATTCCAAAGGGTCCGACGAGAAGATCTGCAGCCAGCCGGGGTGCGTCCACACAG CATCAAAACTGCTTCTGAACATGGACGAAAAAGTAGACCCATGCGACGACTTCTACCAGTTCTCATGCGGATCTTTCCTCAAGACCACGCGCATCCCCGACGACAAGACCTCCGTCAACACCTTCTCCATCATCACGGACCAGCTGCAGGAGCAGATCCGGGCGCTGCTCGACGAGCCCGTGGTGCCCCACGAACCGCGGCCCTTCGTGCTCGCGAAGACCTTGTACCAGGCCTGCATGAACAGAA GTTCGATCGAGGCACGCGGCACGGCGCCGCTGCTGGAGATGCTGCGGCGGCTGGGCGGCTGGCCGGTGCTGGAGGGAACCGCCTGGAACGAGAACGCATTCTCATGGGAGAAGTCCGTCTACAAGTTCCGGGCTGCGGGCTACTCCGTCGACTACTTTTTTGACTTCTCCATCGGAGTCGACGTCAAGAACTCCACTAAGAGAATCATCGAT TTGGACCAAGCGTCGCTGGGACTCAGCCGGGAGTACTTGAACCGCGGGATGAGCGACAAGCTGGTGCAGGCGTACTACGACTACATGGTGGACATCGCCGTGCTGCTGGGCGCGGACCGCGCGCGCGCACTCTCCGAGCTCAAAGACTCGCTGCAGTTCGAGATGAAACTCGCTAAT aTATCCCTGCCTCTTGAAAAGCGGCGTAACGCTACTAGCCTATACAATCCTATGACCATTGCTCAGATGCAACAAAAATTCCCTAG GATCCCTTGGCTGGAATATATAAACAATCTTCTTGCGCCTCATACGCAGGTTGGATTAGACGAAATTGCTATTGTCAATGTGCCCAAATACTTCTCGGAACTCGag ATTCTCCTCGAAACTACCCCGAAGCGTGTCCAGGCGAATTACGTTATGTGGCGGGTGGCGGGAGCGTCTGTGTCGTATCTGACAGAGGCGCTACGCCGGCGCCAGCTGACGTACGTGACGGCACTGTCGGGCAAGACCGAGCGCGAGAGCCGCTGGAAGGAGTGCGCCGACACCACCAGCGTCAG taTGTCAATTGCTGTGGGAGCTCTGTATATCCgaaaatatttcaatgaaaactcgAAGGCCAACGCTCTTGAAATGGTGAATGACATTAG GCAACAGTTCCGCAAGACGCTGGAGGAGGTGGAGTGGATGGACGAGCgcacgcgccgcgccgcgctcgaCAAGGCCGACGCCATGGCCTCGCACATCGCCTACCCCAGCGAGATGCTCGACGACGAGAAACTTATTAACTTTTACGGTGGA TTGGAAATGTCGTCGGACAAGCTAATGGAGTCGGTCTTGAATCTGACCCTGTTCGGCACGGAGTACCTGTTCGGCAAACTACGCGAACCCGTCAACAAGACCGACTGGGTCACCCACGGCCGCCCCGCCATCGTCAATGCTTTCTACTCCTCCATCGAGAACAGCATCC AGTTCCCTGCCGGTATCCTACAAGGCGCGTTCTTCTCGGCCAAGCGCCCTGCATACATGAACTATGGAGCTATAGGATTCGTTATCGGCCACGAGATCACGCACGGGTTCGACGACCAG GGACGGCAATTCGACAAAAACGGCAACTTGATTGACTGGTGGCAGGAGTCGACCAAACAGGAATATCTGGAGAAAGCCAAGTGCATCATAGACCAGTACTCCAACTATACAGTCAAGGAAGTCGGAATGAAG CTAAACGGTGTTAACACTCAAGGAGAGAACATCGCCGACAACGGTGGTATCAAAGAGGCATACTATGCGTACCAAGCCTGGACCCATCGTCACGGCGAAGAGCAACGGCTACCTGGCCTCGAAAGATACACTCCTCGACAG TTGTTCTGGCTGAGCGCAGCCAACACGTGGTGCGCAGTGTACCGCAACGAGGCGATCAAGGTGCGCATCACGACCGGCTTCCACGCGCCCGGCCGCTTCCGCGTCATCGGGCCCATGTCCAATATGGAGGAGTTTGCACAGGACTTCAACTGCCCGCTCGGCTCCCCGATGAATCCGGTCAAGAAATGCAAAGTTTGGTAG
- the LOC133515840 gene encoding neprilysin-2 isoform X7, translating into MRNNVKPSFWGQRSKMEKRLLMVAGVTSALAVAFCVAFVLALLLRPTPAQPDMPQTSELRFSESMPPATNSKGSDEKICSQPGCVHTASKLLLNMDEKVDPCDDFYQFSCGSFLKTTRIPDDKTSVNTFSIITDQLQEQIRALLDEPVVPHEPRPFVLAKTLYQACMNRSSIEARGTAPLLEMLRRLGGWPVLEGTAWNENAFSWEKSVYKFRAAGYSVDYFFDFSIGVDVKNSTKRIIDLDQASLGLSREYLNRGMSDKLVQAYYDYMVDIAVLLGADRARALSELKDSLQFEMKLANISLPLEKRRNATSLYNPMTIAQMQQKFPRIPWLEYINNLLAPHTQVGLDEIAIVNVPKYFSELEILLETTPKRVQANYVMWRVAGASVSYLTEALRRRQLTYVTALSGKTERESRWKECADTTSVSMSIAVGALYIRKYFNENSKANALEMVNDIRQQFRKTLEEVEWMDERTRRAALDKADAMASHIAYPSEMLDDEKLINFYGGLEMSSDKLMESVLNLTLFGTEYLFGKLREPVNKTDWVTHGRPAIVNAFYSSIENSIQFPAGILQGAFFSAKRPAYMNYGAIGFVIGHEITHGFDDQGRQFDKNGNLIDWWQESTKQEYLEKAKCIIDQYSNYTVKEVGMKLNGVNTQGENIADNGGIKEAYYAYQAWTHRHGEEQRLPGLERYTPRQLFWLSAANTWCAVYRNEAIKVRITTGFHAPGRFRVIGPMSNMEEFAQDFNCPLGSPMNPVKKCKVW; encoded by the exons ACCATCATTTTGGGGCCAACGGAGCAAGATGGAGAAGCGCCTGCTGATGGTGGCTGGCGTGACCAGCGCGCTGGCTGTAGCCTTCTGCGTGGCCTTCGTGCTGGCGCTGCTGCTCCGCCCAACGCCTGCTCAGCCCG ACATGCCACAAACTAGTGAACTGAGATTTTCTGAATCCATGCCGCCCGCCACCAATTCCAAAGGGTCCGACGAGAAGATCTGCAGCCAGCCGGGGTGCGTCCACACAG CATCAAAACTGCTTCTGAACATGGACGAAAAAGTAGACCCATGCGACGACTTCTACCAGTTCTCATGCGGATCTTTCCTCAAGACCACGCGCATCCCCGACGACAAGACCTCCGTCAACACCTTCTCCATCATCACGGACCAGCTGCAGGAGCAGATCCGGGCGCTGCTCGACGAGCCCGTGGTGCCCCACGAACCGCGGCCCTTCGTGCTCGCGAAGACCTTGTACCAGGCCTGCATGAACAGAA GTTCGATCGAGGCACGCGGCACGGCGCCGCTGCTGGAGATGCTGCGGCGGCTGGGCGGCTGGCCGGTGCTGGAGGGAACCGCCTGGAACGAGAACGCATTCTCATGGGAGAAGTCCGTCTACAAGTTCCGGGCTGCGGGCTACTCCGTCGACTACTTTTTTGACTTCTCCATCGGAGTCGACGTCAAGAACTCCACTAAGAGAATCATCGAT TTGGACCAAGCGTCGCTGGGACTCAGCCGGGAGTACTTGAACCGCGGGATGAGCGACAAGCTGGTGCAGGCGTACTACGACTACATGGTGGACATCGCCGTGCTGCTGGGCGCGGACCGCGCGCGCGCACTCTCCGAGCTCAAAGACTCGCTGCAGTTCGAGATGAAACTCGCTAAT aTATCCCTGCCTCTTGAAAAGCGGCGTAACGCTACTAGCCTATACAATCCTATGACCATTGCTCAGATGCAACAAAAATTCCCTAG GATCCCTTGGCTGGAATATATAAACAATCTTCTTGCGCCTCATACGCAGGTTGGATTAGACGAAATTGCTATTGTCAATGTGCCCAAATACTTCTCGGAACTCGag ATTCTCCTCGAAACTACCCCGAAGCGTGTCCAGGCGAATTACGTTATGTGGCGGGTGGCGGGAGCGTCTGTGTCGTATCTGACAGAGGCGCTACGCCGGCGCCAGCTGACGTACGTGACGGCACTGTCGGGCAAGACCGAGCGCGAGAGCCGCTGGAAGGAGTGCGCCGACACCACCAGCGTCAG taTGTCAATTGCTGTGGGAGCTCTGTATATCCgaaaatatttcaatgaaaactcgAAGGCCAACGCTCTTGAAATGGTGAATGACATTAG GCAACAGTTCCGCAAGACGCTGGAGGAGGTGGAGTGGATGGACGAGCgcacgcgccgcgccgcgctcgaCAAGGCCGACGCCATGGCCTCGCACATCGCCTACCCCAGCGAGATGCTCGACGACGAGAAACTTATTAACTTTTACGGTGGA TTGGAAATGTCGTCGGACAAGCTAATGGAGTCGGTCTTGAATCTGACCCTGTTCGGCACGGAGTACCTGTTCGGCAAACTACGCGAACCCGTCAACAAGACCGACTGGGTCACCCACGGCCGCCCCGCCATCGTCAATGCTTTCTACTCCTCCATCGAGAACAGCATCC AGTTCCCTGCCGGTATCCTACAAGGCGCGTTCTTCTCGGCCAAGCGCCCTGCATACATGAACTATGGAGCTATAGGATTCGTTATCGGCCACGAGATCACGCACGGGTTCGACGACCAG GGACGGCAATTCGACAAAAACGGCAACTTGATTGACTGGTGGCAGGAGTCGACCAAACAGGAATATCTGGAGAAAGCCAAGTGCATCATAGACCAGTACTCCAACTATACAGTCAAGGAAGTCGGAATGAAG CTAAACGGTGTTAACACTCAAGGAGAGAACATCGCCGACAACGGTGGTATCAAAGAGGCATACTATGCGTACCAAGCCTGGACCCATCGTCACGGCGAAGAGCAACGGCTACCTGGCCTCGAAAGATACACTCCTCGACAG TTGTTCTGGCTGAGCGCAGCCAACACGTGGTGCGCAGTGTACCGCAACGAGGCGATCAAGGTGCGCATCACGACCGGCTTCCACGCGCCCGGCCGCTTCCGCGTCATCGGGCCCATGTCCAATATGGAGGAGTTTGCACAGGACTTCAACTGCCCGCTCGGCTCCCCGATGAATCCGGTCAAGAAATGCAAAGTTTGGTAG